One part of the Streptomyces sp. NBC_00286 genome encodes these proteins:
- a CDS encoding carbohydrate ABC transporter permease, translated as MKPARRPWLLTATATLICAAFLLPVYWMLNTSLTEPDRILGESPRWIPAPATTENYSAALDDDALLQALFNSLVISSGVVALTLLFGVPLSYALARVRMRGSGTMVLALLVAQLPPSIVLAAPLFILERRAGIDDTYIGLIAADTTLTLPFAVIVLRPVLQGVPRDVEEAALVDGCGLMGVLLRIVLPLMVPGLVAVAGLSFLIGWGEFVFGLTLAQEPSVQPVTVLLNSFVGQHGTAWGALMATATLVCVPVVCVFAIFQRFIVGGLTAGSIKG; from the coding sequence ATGAAACCGGCGCGCCGCCCCTGGCTGCTCACGGCGACCGCCACGCTGATCTGCGCCGCCTTCCTGCTGCCGGTCTACTGGATGCTCAACACCAGCCTCACGGAGCCGGACCGGATTCTGGGCGAGTCCCCGAGGTGGATCCCCGCACCCGCCACCACCGAGAACTACTCGGCGGCACTGGACGACGACGCCCTCCTCCAGGCCCTCTTCAACAGCCTGGTGATCTCCAGCGGAGTCGTCGCCCTCACCCTGCTCTTCGGCGTCCCCCTCAGCTACGCGCTCGCCCGGGTCCGGATGCGCGGCTCCGGCACCATGGTGCTCGCGCTCCTCGTCGCCCAACTGCCGCCCAGCATCGTGCTGGCGGCCCCGCTGTTCATCCTCGAACGCCGGGCCGGCATCGACGACACGTACATCGGCCTGATCGCCGCCGACACCACCCTCACCCTGCCGTTCGCGGTGATCGTGCTGCGTCCCGTGCTGCAGGGCGTGCCTCGGGACGTGGAGGAGGCCGCGCTGGTCGACGGCTGCGGGCTGATGGGCGTACTGCTCCGGATCGTCCTGCCGCTCATGGTGCCCGGCCTGGTGGCGGTGGCCGGGCTCTCCTTCCTCATCGGCTGGGGCGAGTTCGTCTTCGGCCTCACCCTCGCCCAGGAGCCCTCCGTACAACCCGTCACCGTCCTCCTCAACTCCTTCGTCGGCCAGCACGGGACCGCGTGGGGAGCGCTGATGGCCACGGCGACGCTCGTCTGCGTTCCGGTGGTGTGCGTGTTCGCGATCTTCCAGCGGTTCATCGTGGGCGGGCTGACGGCGGGGAGCATCAAGGGCTGA
- a CDS encoding SpoIIE family protein phosphatase, protein MARIERTMDTAGTATATISPQGIVTGWSEGARRLLGYSAPEIVGRRAADLLATVGLSDATGYALAASREWSGTAALRHQDGHRLDLTLHSTPSLDRGGETEAYLVTATTDAPGPAYDREVDGGEVDGGEVVEWAFAQSSIALSAFTKDAGGWRAAASAQCGEDYTNEGAEEGGVDAEDAGDEGDEGDEAFLRHIDQVAEQAAPTRYERSTPARSALREHARVTEMWPVRDPATGRVCGVGTATFDSSEQHWARQRLALLNEAGTCIGTTLDVTRTAQELADLVVPRLADFISVDLLDSVTRGDEPVAGPVDADVELRRIAHASGSEDSPEAVVDLGEADTYPPYSPPARCLATGRAVLSGADDPDFVRWIEQSEARSASVRGHGFHSIMAVPLRARGITLGVAVFARGRSSERFEEDDLVLAEELAGRAAVGVDNARRYTRERSNALTLQRSLLPRDFPEQAAVEVAFRYLPAGSGAGVGGDWFDVVPLSGTRVALVVGDVVGHGLHASATMGRLRTAVRTLADVDLPPDELLTHLDDLVTHLSSDDDILSADLPDPSEFGEIGATCLYAVYDPVSRVCTLASAGHPPPAVLRPDGTVTLVELSPGPLLGVGGLPFESTEIELPEGSLLAFYTDGLIEARDHDVGAGIDRLCKALASPVPSLDVTCDAILKALLPDACDDDVALLLARTRALHADQVAAWALPSDPAIVAAARAQTSRQLATWGLEDAAFITELVVSELVTNAIRYGAVPIGLRLIRDRALICEVSDASNTAPHLRRARVFDEGGRGLHMVAQLTQGWGTRQTATGKTIWAEQPLPVS, encoded by the coding sequence CTGGCGCGAATTGAGCGAACGATGGACACCGCCGGCACCGCCACAGCCACCATCAGCCCTCAGGGCATCGTCACGGGCTGGAGCGAAGGAGCTCGCCGGCTGCTGGGCTACAGCGCACCGGAGATCGTGGGGCGCCGCGCGGCCGACCTGCTCGCCACGGTGGGACTCTCCGACGCCACCGGTTACGCCTTGGCCGCCTCGCGGGAATGGAGCGGCACGGCAGCCCTCCGCCACCAGGACGGTCACCGCCTCGATCTGACCCTGCACTCCACTCCCTCGCTGGACCGGGGCGGCGAGACCGAGGCGTACCTCGTGACCGCCACCACGGACGCGCCCGGGCCGGCGTACGACCGCGAGGTGGACGGCGGCGAGGTGGACGGCGGCGAGGTGGTGGAGTGGGCCTTCGCCCAGTCCTCGATCGCCCTGTCCGCGTTCACCAAGGACGCGGGCGGGTGGCGCGCTGCCGCGTCAGCACAGTGCGGCGAGGATTACACGAACGAGGGAGCCGAAGAGGGCGGAGTAGACGCAGAGGACGCCGGTGACGAGGGCGATGAGGGCGACGAGGCGTTCCTGCGGCACATCGACCAGGTCGCCGAGCAGGCGGCGCCGACGCGTTACGAGCGCTCCACACCGGCCCGGTCCGCCCTCCGTGAGCACGCCCGCGTCACCGAGATGTGGCCCGTCCGGGATCCCGCCACCGGCCGCGTGTGCGGGGTCGGCACCGCCACGTTCGACAGCAGCGAACAGCACTGGGCGCGGCAGCGGCTGGCCCTGCTGAACGAGGCGGGCACCTGTATCGGGACGACCCTGGATGTGACCCGTACCGCCCAGGAACTCGCCGATCTGGTCGTGCCCCGGCTCGCCGACTTCATCAGCGTGGACCTGCTCGACTCCGTGACCCGCGGGGACGAACCGGTCGCCGGCCCGGTCGACGCGGACGTGGAGCTACGGCGCATCGCGCACGCCTCCGGCTCCGAGGACTCGCCCGAGGCGGTGGTCGACCTCGGCGAGGCCGACACCTACCCCCCGTACTCGCCGCCGGCGCGCTGTCTGGCGACCGGGCGGGCGGTGCTCAGCGGGGCGGACGATCCCGACTTCGTGCGGTGGATCGAGCAGAGCGAGGCCAGGAGCGCGAGCGTACGCGGGCACGGTTTCCACTCGATCATGGCGGTTCCGCTGCGGGCCCGCGGGATCACGCTCGGGGTGGCCGTGTTCGCCCGGGGCCGGTCCTCGGAACGCTTCGAGGAGGACGATCTGGTGCTCGCGGAGGAGCTGGCGGGGCGGGCGGCCGTCGGCGTGGACAACGCGCGGCGCTACACCCGCGAGCGCAGCAACGCGCTCACGCTCCAACGCAGCCTCCTGCCGCGGGACTTCCCCGAGCAGGCGGCCGTCGAGGTCGCGTTCCGCTACCTGCCGGCCGGTTCGGGGGCCGGAGTGGGCGGCGACTGGTTCGACGTGGTGCCGCTGTCCGGGACGCGGGTCGCCCTGGTCGTAGGGGACGTGGTCGGTCACGGGCTGCACGCCTCGGCGACCATGGGGCGGCTGCGTACGGCGGTACGTACGCTCGCCGACGTCGATCTGCCGCCGGACGAGCTCCTCACCCACCTCGACGACCTGGTCACCCATCTCTCCTCGGACGACGACATCCTCTCCGCGGACCTGCCGGACCCCAGTGAGTTCGGCGAGATCGGCGCCACCTGTCTGTACGCCGTCTACGATCCGGTCTCGCGCGTGTGCACCCTGGCCAGCGCCGGCCATCCGCCGCCCGCCGTGCTGCGGCCCGACGGCACGGTCACCCTGGTCGAGCTCTCCCCCGGGCCGCTCCTTGGGGTCGGCGGGCTGCCCTTCGAGTCCACCGAGATCGAACTGCCCGAGGGTTCCCTGCTCGCCTTCTACACGGACGGACTGATCGAGGCCCGCGACCATGACGTCGGTGCCGGAATCGACCGGCTCTGCAAGGCCCTCGCCTCCCCCGTGCCCTCGCTCGACGTCACCTGCGACGCCATCCTCAAGGCTCTGCTGCCCGACGCCTGCGACGACGACGTGGCCCTCCTTCTCGCGCGCACCCGCGCGCTGCACGCCGACCAGGTCGCCGCCTGGGCCCTGCCGTCCGACCCGGCGATCGTCGCCGCCGCCCGCGCCCAGACCTCCCGTCAACTGGCGACCTGGGGTCTGGAGGACGCGGCGTTCATCACCGAGCTGGTGGTGAGCGAACTGGTCACCAACGCCATCCGGTACGGAGCGGTCCCCATCGGCCTGCGGCTCATCCGCGACCGCGCCCTGATCTGCGAGGTCTCCGACGCCAGCAACACGGCGCCCCATCTGCGCCGCGCCCGCGTCTTCGACGAGGGCGGCCGCGGCCTGCACATGGTCGCCCAGCTCACCCAGGGCTGGGGCACCCGCCAGACCGCCACGGGCAAAACGATCTGGGCCGAACAACCACTCCCGGTCAGCTGA
- a CDS encoding DUF6397 family protein, which yields MTGTAAQCLTLEAARRELGLRREEFTLGIEHGVIRTCWSGGELCVRAGEVVRWRAAPGELAELTRLVHATETAGLAGISRHRFDQLARAGAIRPVRSYTNRCHAEVWQYSAAGARQLPERRPELFGARLPGCPAPGRRVGLQERGAVLVEPEHGALLALLGVTATVRAPPPASKAISRSAPASR from the coding sequence ATGACCGGTACGGCAGCGCAGTGCCTCACTCTCGAAGCGGCACGCAGGGAACTCGGCCTCAGGCGGGAGGAGTTCACTCTGGGGATCGAGCACGGCGTGATCCGTACGTGCTGGAGCGGGGGCGAGCTGTGCGTCAGAGCCGGCGAGGTCGTCCGATGGCGCGCGGCCCCGGGTGAACTCGCCGAACTCACCCGCCTGGTGCACGCGACGGAGACTGCCGGGCTCGCGGGGATCAGCAGGCATCGCTTCGACCAGTTGGCGCGCGCCGGGGCCATCCGGCCGGTCCGGTCGTACACCAACCGCTGTCACGCCGAGGTCTGGCAGTACTCGGCCGCTGGCGCGCGCCAGTTGCCCGAGCGTCGTCCCGAACTGTTCGGGGCCCGGCTGCCCGGCTGCCCGGCTCCTGGCCGGAGGGTTGGCCTCCAGGAACGTGGGGCTGTCCTCGTTGAGCCAGAGCATGGAGCGTTGTTGGCGTTGCTGGGGGTGACCGCCACGGTGCGGGCGCCGCCGCCTGCGTCGAAGGCGATCTCCAGGTCGGCGCCGGCGTCGCGGTAG
- a CDS encoding ABC transporter substrate-binding protein, with product MPSTLDRRACDRRTFLRAAGAGAAALGTAGALASCGNSETTEAAGKRKQGRGETTTLTWWDYFTLENFQPGMRALIEDIEAGVPDVRIRRRTFPFADLERQITLGAVSGDLPDIAIVDNVSMNSLGGSDLLADLTERVEEWGQADQYYEGPWAGCQVDGKTLGIPNNSNCLALYYNTEILRSANVEPPTTWDELAAAAQRLTSGNRFGLAMSAIRTEEGVFQFLPFLWQTGGDLDTFATDGETALAFLDDLVAKGSLSEQCVGWTQQDVNTRFIDGRAAMQINGPWQIPTLEKATDLEWSVVALPRDKESATCLGGENWVVMASSEKQDKAWEVLEYTQRRSVLVPYLESFGNLPSRKDLADAGTWASEPAKRLFLDQLSLARPRTYGPGYPDISRAVADAEQAVLTDSAAPSAAARTAAGKIDEALERR from the coding sequence ATGCCGTCCACCCTTGACCGTCGTGCATGTGACCGCCGTACGTTTCTGCGTGCCGCGGGTGCGGGAGCCGCCGCCCTCGGCACGGCCGGTGCCCTCGCGTCCTGCGGGAATTCCGAAACCACCGAAGCCGCCGGAAAGCGAAAGCAGGGCCGCGGGGAGACCACCACCCTCACCTGGTGGGACTACTTCACCCTGGAGAACTTCCAGCCCGGCATGAGAGCCCTCATCGAGGACATCGAGGCGGGCGTCCCGGACGTACGCATCAGACGCCGCACCTTCCCCTTCGCGGACCTGGAACGGCAGATCACCCTGGGCGCGGTCTCCGGCGATCTCCCGGACATCGCCATCGTCGACAACGTCTCGATGAACTCCCTCGGCGGCAGCGACCTGCTGGCCGACCTCACCGAGCGGGTCGAGGAGTGGGGACAGGCGGACCAGTACTACGAGGGTCCCTGGGCCGGCTGCCAGGTCGACGGCAAGACCCTCGGCATCCCCAACAACAGCAACTGCCTCGCCCTGTACTACAACACCGAGATCCTCCGGTCCGCGAACGTGGAACCCCCCACCACCTGGGACGAACTGGCCGCCGCGGCACAGCGGTTGACCAGCGGGAACCGGTTCGGTCTGGCGATGAGCGCGATCAGGACCGAGGAGGGCGTCTTCCAGTTCCTGCCGTTCCTGTGGCAGACCGGCGGCGACCTGGACACCTTCGCCACCGACGGCGAGACCGCGCTGGCCTTCCTCGACGACCTGGTCGCCAAGGGTTCGCTGTCCGAGCAGTGCGTGGGCTGGACCCAGCAGGACGTCAACACCCGGTTCATCGACGGGCGCGCCGCGATGCAGATCAACGGACCGTGGCAGATCCCCACCCTGGAGAAGGCGACGGATCTGGAGTGGAGTGTCGTCGCGCTCCCCCGTGACAAGGAGTCCGCCACCTGCCTGGGCGGCGAGAACTGGGTGGTGATGGCGAGCAGCGAGAAGCAGGACAAGGCGTGGGAGGTGCTGGAGTACACGCAGCGCCGGTCGGTCCTGGTGCCGTACCTGGAGTCGTTCGGCAACCTCCCGTCCCGCAAGGACCTTGCCGACGCGGGCACTTGGGCCTCCGAACCGGCCAAGCGGCTCTTCCTCGACCAGCTGTCCCTCGCCCGTCCGCGCACATACGGGCCGGGCTACCCGGACATCTCCCGTGCCGTCGCCGACGCCGAGCAGGCCGTACTCACCGACTCCGCCGCGCCCTCGGCCGCGGCGCGGACCGCCGCCGGGAAGATCGACGAGGCGCTGGAGCGGCGGTGA
- a CDS encoding bifunctional 3'-5' exonuclease/DNA polymerase, translating to MTDRWALAPAEEGGAELAPLGPDGLPARPVVKEPDLVTAVRTRPQVARWVWRATSEVYPRLLDAGVRVERCYDIEVAENLLLGHEGRLGEPRSAAAASARLRGGPVPPDPPQRSAEPGSQSSLFEPRPVHVPLEQLIEVYADQQRRHDATAHPDRTRLLTAAESAGTLVAGEMNASGLPWSAEVHREVLHELLGERYAGGGEPKRLAELTDEVSAAFGRRVRPDLPADVVKAFAQAGIKVKSTRRWEIEAVEHPAVKPLLEYKTLYRIWVAHGWSWLQDWVRDGRFRPEYLPGGTVTGRWVTNGGGALQIPKVIRRAVIADPGWRLVVADADQMEPRVLAAISRDPGLMEVAGRETDLYQSVSDRAFAGNRDQAKLAVLSAVYGQTSGDGLKNLAALRRRFPRAVAYVDEAARAGEEGRLVRTWLGRTCPPAVGGADSAEEAGIPQDEPPVERVAPADGDEWVPGYASTNSRARGRFARNFVVQGSAADWALLLLAALRRSCSGLAAELVFFQHDEVIVHCPAEEADTVVAAIREAAGLAGRLTFGETPVRFPFTTAVVECYADAK from the coding sequence ATGACCGACCGGTGGGCTCTCGCGCCGGCCGAGGAGGGCGGAGCCGAGCTCGCCCCCCTCGGCCCGGACGGGCTGCCCGCGAGGCCGGTCGTGAAGGAGCCGGACCTCGTCACGGCCGTGCGCACCCGGCCGCAGGTCGCCCGCTGGGTGTGGCGGGCGACGAGCGAGGTCTACCCCCGGCTCCTCGACGCGGGCGTCCGCGTCGAGCGGTGCTACGACATCGAGGTCGCCGAGAACCTCCTGCTCGGCCACGAGGGGCGGCTCGGCGAACCCCGGTCGGCGGCAGCCGCGTCGGCCAGGCTGCGCGGCGGCCCCGTACCGCCGGATCCGCCGCAGCGTTCCGCCGAACCGGGCTCGCAGTCCTCCCTGTTCGAGCCACGCCCCGTACACGTACCGCTGGAACAGCTCATAGAGGTGTACGCGGATCAGCAGCGGCGTCACGACGCGACCGCGCACCCCGACCGGACGCGGCTGCTGACCGCCGCCGAGTCGGCGGGCACGCTGGTGGCCGGCGAGATGAACGCGTCCGGGCTGCCGTGGAGCGCGGAGGTGCACCGCGAGGTGCTGCACGAGCTGCTGGGCGAGCGGTACGCGGGCGGGGGCGAGCCCAAGCGGCTTGCCGAGCTGACGGACGAGGTGTCGGCCGCGTTCGGGCGCCGGGTGCGGCCCGATCTGCCCGCCGATGTGGTCAAGGCCTTCGCGCAGGCCGGGATCAAGGTGAAGTCCACGCGCCGGTGGGAGATCGAGGCCGTCGAACATCCCGCCGTGAAGCCACTGCTGGAGTACAAGACGCTGTACCGCATCTGGGTCGCGCATGGCTGGTCGTGGCTGCAGGACTGGGTGCGGGACGGGCGGTTCCGGCCGGAGTACCTGCCGGGCGGGACGGTCACCGGGCGCTGGGTGACCAATGGCGGAGGCGCGCTGCAGATCCCCAAGGTGATCCGCCGCGCCGTGATCGCCGACCCGGGCTGGCGGCTCGTCGTGGCGGACGCCGACCAGATGGAGCCGCGCGTCCTGGCCGCGATCTCGCGCGACCCGGGCCTGATGGAGGTCGCCGGGCGGGAGACCGACCTCTACCAGTCCGTCTCCGACCGCGCCTTCGCCGGCAACCGCGACCAGGCAAAACTCGCGGTGCTCAGCGCGGTGTACGGCCAGACCTCCGGCGACGGCCTCAAGAACCTCGCCGCGCTGCGCCGCCGCTTCCCCAGAGCCGTCGCGTACGTGGACGAGGCGGCGCGGGCGGGCGAAGAGGGACGGCTCGTGCGTACGTGGCTGGGGCGGACGTGTCCTCCGGCGGTGGGCGGCGCCGACTCGGCCGAGGAGGCGGGGATTCCGCAGGACGAGCCGCCTGTCGAGCGCGTTGCCCCCGCCGACGGCGACGAGTGGGTGCCGGGCTACGCGTCCACCAACTCCCGCGCGCGTGGCCGCTTCGCCCGTAACTTCGTCGTCCAGGGCAGCGCCGCCGACTGGGCCCTGCTGCTGCTCGCCGCGCTACGGCGCAGCTGCTCGGGACTCGCCGCCGAGCTGGTCTTCTTCCAGCACGACGAGGTGATCGTGCACTGTCCGGCCGAGGAGGCGGACACGGTGGTGGCCGCGATCCGGGAGGCGGCTGGGCTGGCGGGCCGACTGACGTTCGGCGAGACGCCGGTGCGGTTTCCGTTCACGACGGCGGTGGTGGAGTGCTATGCGGACGCCAAATAA
- a CDS encoding glycosyltransferase family 2 protein → MGNRPAEVEALLVSVAKQDLPPARVVIVGNGCPLPEFTGLPCEVTAIELDENLGCPGGRNVALRQLREFGDVDVVVELDDDGLLVDTDVLSKVRDLYAADPRLGIVAFRIADEHGETQRRHVPRLGAKDPLRGGLVTGFLGGAHAFSMEMLAQIGDWPAEFFFAHEETDLAWRAADAGWTIRYVPELLLQHPKTSPARHAIYHRVTARNRVWLTRRRLPLPLIPVHLAVWITLTLLRTRSVGGLRAWFGGFVEGLRQPGGERRPMRWRTVWRLARLGRPPVI, encoded by the coding sequence ATGGGGAACCGGCCCGCGGAGGTCGAAGCGCTGCTGGTCTCGGTGGCCAAGCAGGACCTCCCGCCGGCCAGAGTCGTCATCGTGGGGAACGGCTGCCCGCTGCCCGAGTTCACCGGCCTCCCCTGCGAGGTCACGGCCATCGAGCTCGACGAGAACCTCGGCTGCCCGGGCGGCCGGAACGTAGCGCTGCGGCAGCTGCGGGAGTTCGGCGACGTGGACGTCGTCGTCGAGCTGGACGACGACGGTCTGCTCGTCGACACCGACGTCCTCAGCAAGGTACGGGACCTGTACGCCGCCGATCCGCGTCTCGGCATCGTGGCCTTTCGCATCGCCGACGAGCACGGCGAGACCCAGCGGCGCCATGTGCCCCGGCTCGGCGCCAAGGACCCCCTGCGCGGCGGACTTGTGACGGGTTTCCTCGGGGGTGCGCACGCCTTCTCGATGGAGATGCTCGCGCAGATCGGCGACTGGCCCGCGGAGTTCTTCTTCGCGCACGAGGAGACCGACCTGGCGTGGCGGGCCGCGGACGCCGGCTGGACCATCCGTTACGTACCCGAGCTGCTGCTCCAGCACCCCAAGACCTCGCCCGCCCGGCACGCCATCTACCACCGCGTCACCGCACGCAACCGCGTCTGGCTGACCCGGCGTCGGCTGCCCCTCCCGCTCATCCCCGTCCATCTGGCCGTCTGGATCACCCTGACCCTCCTGCGCACGCGCTCCGTCGGCGGCCTGCGCGCCTGGTTCGGCGGCTTCGTGGAGGGCCTGAGGCAGCCGGGCGGCGAACGGCGCCCGATGCGCTGGCGAACGGTGTGGCGTCTGGCCCGCCTGGGCCGACCACCGGTCATCTGA
- a CDS encoding carbohydrate ABC transporter permease — MRPPRTAAPHRRTFALRPSRTPSARLRRTGYLFTLPGLAFLALFLAYPLLYNAWTSVHDVGLSGLLGGATRFNGLANYRATVSDPDFWHAARLSVVFTVGSLLFQFTIGFALALLFARPFPLNGLLRSLLLVAWLLPPVVSGTLFRWMLDGESGAYNALLRAIGPDTLARDWLIDPGTSLAGVVFANVWVGVPFNMLLLLVGLHTIDPELHEAAAIDGAGAWQRFRWITLPLIRPVSVTVLLLGLVYTFKVFDLIFVMTGGGPVDATTVLSLYVYEVFFRFFRFGEGAAAGLLLLVVPLLAGIGYVRRLRREEREESAV; from the coding sequence GTGAGACCACCCCGCACCGCCGCTCCACACCGCCGAACCTTCGCGCTACGCCCGTCCCGTACGCCCTCGGCCCGCCTGAGACGCACCGGGTATCTCTTCACGCTCCCCGGCCTGGCCTTCCTCGCCCTCTTCCTGGCGTACCCCCTGCTCTACAACGCCTGGACCTCCGTGCACGACGTGGGCCTGAGCGGTCTGCTAGGCGGAGCCACGCGGTTCAACGGGCTCGCGAACTACCGGGCCACCGTCTCCGACCCGGACTTCTGGCACGCGGCCCGCCTCTCAGTGGTGTTCACGGTGGGCTCGCTGCTGTTCCAGTTCACGATCGGCTTCGCCCTGGCCCTGCTCTTCGCCCGGCCCTTCCCGCTCAACGGCCTGCTCCGGTCACTGCTCCTGGTGGCCTGGCTGCTGCCCCCGGTCGTCAGCGGCACCCTCTTCCGCTGGATGCTCGACGGCGAGTCCGGCGCGTACAACGCCCTGCTGCGCGCCATCGGCCCGGACACCCTGGCGCGCGACTGGCTCATCGACCCTGGCACCTCCCTGGCCGGGGTCGTCTTCGCGAACGTATGGGTCGGCGTGCCCTTCAACATGCTGCTGCTCCTGGTCGGACTGCACACCATCGACCCGGAGCTGCACGAGGCGGCCGCCATCGACGGGGCGGGCGCCTGGCAGCGGTTCCGCTGGATCACGCTGCCGCTGATACGGCCCGTCTCGGTGACGGTGCTGCTGCTCGGCCTCGTCTACACCTTCAAGGTCTTCGACCTCATCTTCGTGATGACGGGCGGCGGCCCGGTCGACGCCACCACCGTCCTTTCGCTTTATGTGTACGAGGTCTTCTTCAGGTTCTTCCGGTTCGGCGAGGGCGCCGCCGCCGGACTGCTGCTGCTCGTCGTACCGCTGCTCGCGGGCATCGGCTACGTACGGCGGCTGCGCCGGGAGGAACGGGAGGAAAGTGCCGTATGA
- a CDS encoding UPF0158 family protein has protein sequence MVEEAREAEEWDEAGLQAVRVAVHAQDGVALLAALRRGPEREVLQLAGDGVAGAAARGVPGAGDTAASFVGALEERGFRGDEELADRLRAAMGHAAIPFLRPLAVDLEMLAMVLEGDPAESGGRLDLTTGECWPEFTDEFGPETAELDDPERWLNVPNLGSRPAYRDMELFIDGLDDAALADRLRIAIAGRGAFRRFKDVLARDERAWRRYHRFTDERQRGRARAWLAEEGYCPRLPVQRL, from the coding sequence GTGGTCGAGGAAGCCAGAGAAGCCGAGGAATGGGACGAGGCCGGGCTGCAGGCCGTACGTGTCGCCGTGCATGCCCAGGACGGGGTGGCGCTGCTTGCCGCGTTGCGCCGGGGACCCGAGCGTGAGGTGTTGCAGTTGGCCGGTGATGGTGTGGCCGGGGCTGCGGCGAGGGGGGTGCCGGGGGCTGGGGATACGGCGGCCTCGTTCGTCGGTGCGCTCGAGGAGCGTGGCTTTCGGGGTGATGAGGAGCTGGCCGATCGGTTGCGCGCGGCCATGGGACATGCGGCGATCCCCTTTCTGCGCCCCCTCGCGGTCGATCTGGAGATGCTGGCCATGGTGCTGGAGGGCGACCCGGCGGAGTCCGGCGGCCGGCTCGATCTGACGACCGGGGAGTGCTGGCCGGAGTTCACCGACGAGTTCGGGCCCGAGACCGCGGAACTGGACGATCCCGAGCGCTGGCTGAACGTGCCCAACCTGGGTTCCCGGCCCGCCTACCGGGACATGGAGCTGTTCATCGACGGGCTCGACGACGCCGCGCTCGCCGACCGGCTCCGGATCGCCATCGCCGGGCGGGGCGCTTTCCGCCGCTTCAAGGACGTCCTGGCCCGCGACGAGCGCGCCTGGCGTCGCTACCACCGCTTCACCGACGAACGACAGCGCGGCCGCGCCCGCGCCTGGCTGGCAGAGGAGGGCTACTGCCCGCGGCTTCCCGTACAGCGACTTTGA
- a CDS encoding LacI family DNA-binding transcriptional regulator, with protein sequence MQLDFIGGVAEAATEYGYDLLLSPSGSEDEPSFQRILAERQVDGLIVMEIRRDDDRVEHLAKAGFPFVTIGRNRRAEETGWVDLDFAGLSASCVQHLVDLGHSRIAFVNRSRQLFESGYGFAHLALEGYTEATERLGLTPHAYLCDDDTAGGEAVLERILRDDPATTAIVTMNEAALAGLYRGLIRHGRAVPRDFSVVGVAAGRWAEQVTPELTAAEIPAAEMSRVGVELMMERLTSPDAPPRHVLLKPLISLRASTGRCRPVPGAEPEPALPEFPDIPDFPGSDF encoded by the coding sequence ATGCAGCTCGACTTCATCGGCGGAGTGGCCGAGGCCGCCACTGAGTACGGCTACGACCTGTTGCTCTCGCCGAGCGGGTCCGAGGACGAGCCCTCGTTCCAGCGGATTCTCGCCGAGCGGCAGGTGGACGGGCTGATCGTGATGGAGATCCGGCGGGACGACGACCGGGTCGAGCATCTCGCCAAGGCGGGGTTTCCGTTCGTCACCATCGGCAGGAACCGGCGGGCGGAGGAGACCGGATGGGTCGATCTGGACTTCGCGGGGCTGTCGGCCAGTTGCGTACAGCACCTCGTTGATCTGGGGCACAGCCGGATCGCCTTCGTCAATCGGTCGCGACAGCTCTTCGAGAGCGGCTACGGCTTTGCGCACCTCGCGCTGGAGGGCTACACCGAGGCCACGGAGCGACTGGGGCTCACCCCGCACGCGTACCTCTGCGACGACGACACCGCCGGAGGCGAGGCGGTACTGGAGCGGATCCTGCGGGACGACCCGGCGACCACCGCGATCGTCACCATGAACGAGGCGGCCCTCGCCGGCCTCTACCGCGGGCTCATCCGGCACGGCCGTGCCGTACCCCGGGACTTCTCCGTCGTCGGCGTGGCGGCCGGGCGCTGGGCGGAGCAGGTGACACCGGAGCTCACCGCCGCCGAGATCCCGGCCGCGGAGATGAGCCGGGTCGGTGTCGAGCTGATGATGGAACGGCTCACCTCACCCGACGCCCCTCCCCGGCATGTGCTGCTGAAGCCGCTGATCTCACTGCGCGCGAGTACGGGCAGGTGCAGGCCGGTGCCCGGTGCGGAGCCGGAGCCGGCGCTCCCCGAGTTTCCCGACATACCGGACTTCCCGGGTTCCGATTTCTGA